One segment of Salvia splendens isolate huo1 chromosome 20, SspV2, whole genome shotgun sequence DNA contains the following:
- the LOC121781109 gene encoding rop guanine nucleotide exchange factor 14-like isoform X2, whose protein sequence is MTTYNGLESCIHSFDNDSGTSRGEGCVTDSFDDDDSSCSSSTNAFGSFSSLRTIMKKDDECQDEWKFTATLRPTLANVKPHKFSDVETMKEKFAKLLLGEDVTGGKRGVSTALALSNAINSLAASVFGELWKLEPLPEERKSEWRREMEWLLAPTNYMVELVPAKQNEANGQTLEIMTPKARADIHVNLPALRKLDSMLIEMLDSMVNTEFWYAEVGSRAEGKSRSAGQSTRWWLPSPRVPTVGLSEIERKRLLHQGKLIFQVFKAAKAINESVLADMPIPATIRDALSKSGRASLGEELYRILTAECLSTEDMISCLNLKSEHGALDAINRLEAAILAWKERVAEQGNGKSPIRTSWSFVKVELDKMEWLTNRAELLLLQLKSKYPNLPQTFLDVTKIQYGKDVGHSILEAYSRVVSNLAFSILSRLGDILQEDITSNPNSPVAMSHLVGARVPGITDSPMLDRVRHSLIHQLNAVDVKKLCDSGSDVSDVDTHCGKAKISLVSSVTPSRNRVWCFGSPQFVWSKFS, encoded by the exons ATGACGACGTATAATGGTCTTGAGAGCTGCATTCATTCGTTCGATAACGATAGTGGCACCAGCAGAGGGGAAGGCTGTGTCACTGACTCCTTTGATGATGATGACTCGAGCTGCTCGTCCAGCACTAATGCTTTCGGATCGTTCTCCTCTCTACGGACGATAATGAAGAAAGACGATGAGTGTCAAGATGAGTGGAAGTTCACAGCAACCCTTCGTCCGACCCTTGCAAATGTAAAGCCACACAAATTCTCAGATGTCGAAacaatgaaagaaaagtttgcTAAGCTGTTGCTCGGGGAGGATGTTACCGGTGGGAAAAGGGGCGTCTCAACAGCATTAGCGCTGTCGAATGCTATCAATAGTCTAGCAG CATCTGTCTTTGGTGAGCTTTGGAAGCTGGAGCCGTTGCCAGAGGAGAGGAAGAGCGAATGGCGAAGGGAAATGGAATGGCTGCTCGCCCCAACGAACTATATGGTCGAGCTGGTTCCTGCAAAGCAAAACGAAGCCAATGGCCAAACTTTAGAG ATCATGACTCCAAAAGCTCGAGCCGACATCCACGTGAACCTTCCAGCACTTCGGAAACTGGATTCCATGCTCATT GAAATGCTCGACTCGATGGTGAATACCGAATTCTGGTATGCAGAGGTGGGCAGCCGAGCTGAAGGAAAGAGCCGAAGCGCTGGACAGAGCACGCGGTGGTGGCTTCCTTCCCCACGAGTGCCCACAGTCGGCCTCTCGGAGATAGAAAGAAAGAGATTGCTGCATCAAGGCAAACTGATCTTTCAAGTGTTCAAAGCTGCGAAAGCCATCAACGAGAGTGTCTTGGCTGATATGCCGATCCCTGCCACCATCCGCGACGCGCTCTCAAAG TCGGGGAGGGCGAGCCTCGGAGAGGAACTGTACAGGATCCTGACTGCAGAGTGTCTGTCTACCGAGGATATGATCAGCTGCCTGAATCTGAAATCCGAGCACGGTGCTCTCGATGCCATCAACCGACTGGAAGCTGCTATACTCGCGTGGAAGGAGAGAGTGGCGGAGCAAGGCAACGGGAAGTCCCCAATTCGAACGTCGTGGTCTTTCGTTAAAGTAGAACTCGATAAGATGGAATGGTTGACGAACCGAGCCGAACTACTGCTGCTGCAGCTCAAGAGCAAGTATCCAAATCTTCCTCAGACATTCCTAGATGTCACAAAAATCCAGTATGGCAAG GATGTGGGGCACTCGATTCTTGAAGCTTACTCCCGAGTTGTATCTAACTTAGCATTCAGCATTCTGTCACGGCTAGGAGACATTCTTCAAGAAGACATAACTAGCAATCCCAACTCTCCGGTGGCGATGTCGCATCTCGTCGGAGCTAGAGTTCCGGGTATCACGGACAGCCCGATGCTCGACCGCGTCAGGCACTCCCTCATTCACCAGTTGAACGCTGTGGATGTGAAGAAACTTTGCGACTCAGGCAGCGATGTTTCCGATGTCGACACTCATTGCGGCAAAGCTAAGATAAGCTTGGTGAGCAGTGTGACGCCTAGCCGGAACCGAGTTTGGTGCTTCGGCAGTCCGCAGTTTGTGTGGTCAAAATTCTCCTAG
- the LOC121781109 gene encoding rop guanine nucleotide exchange factor 14-like isoform X1, whose protein sequence is MIMRRRLACCTRNIRDMSNDFDEQERMTTYNGLESCIHSFDNDSGTSRGEGCVTDSFDDDDSSCSSSTNAFGSFSSLRTIMKKDDECQDEWKFTATLRPTLANVKPHKFSDVETMKEKFAKLLLGEDVTGGKRGVSTALALSNAINSLAASVFGELWKLEPLPEERKSEWRREMEWLLAPTNYMVELVPAKQNEANGQTLEIMTPKARADIHVNLPALRKLDSMLIEMLDSMVNTEFWYAEVGSRAEGKSRSAGQSTRWWLPSPRVPTVGLSEIERKRLLHQGKLIFQVFKAAKAINESVLADMPIPATIRDALSKSGRASLGEELYRILTAECLSTEDMISCLNLKSEHGALDAINRLEAAILAWKERVAEQGNGKSPIRTSWSFVKVELDKMEWLTNRAELLLLQLKSKYPNLPQTFLDVTKIQYGKDVGHSILEAYSRVVSNLAFSILSRLGDILQEDITSNPNSPVAMSHLVGARVPGITDSPMLDRVRHSLIHQLNAVDVKKLCDSGSDVSDVDTHCGKAKISLVSSVTPSRNRVWCFGSPQFVWSKFS, encoded by the exons GGATGACGACGTATAATGGTCTTGAGAGCTGCATTCATTCGTTCGATAACGATAGTGGCACCAGCAGAGGGGAAGGCTGTGTCACTGACTCCTTTGATGATGATGACTCGAGCTGCTCGTCCAGCACTAATGCTTTCGGATCGTTCTCCTCTCTACGGACGATAATGAAGAAAGACGATGAGTGTCAAGATGAGTGGAAGTTCACAGCAACCCTTCGTCCGACCCTTGCAAATGTAAAGCCACACAAATTCTCAGATGTCGAAacaatgaaagaaaagtttgcTAAGCTGTTGCTCGGGGAGGATGTTACCGGTGGGAAAAGGGGCGTCTCAACAGCATTAGCGCTGTCGAATGCTATCAATAGTCTAGCAG CATCTGTCTTTGGTGAGCTTTGGAAGCTGGAGCCGTTGCCAGAGGAGAGGAAGAGCGAATGGCGAAGGGAAATGGAATGGCTGCTCGCCCCAACGAACTATATGGTCGAGCTGGTTCCTGCAAAGCAAAACGAAGCCAATGGCCAAACTTTAGAG ATCATGACTCCAAAAGCTCGAGCCGACATCCACGTGAACCTTCCAGCACTTCGGAAACTGGATTCCATGCTCATT GAAATGCTCGACTCGATGGTGAATACCGAATTCTGGTATGCAGAGGTGGGCAGCCGAGCTGAAGGAAAGAGCCGAAGCGCTGGACAGAGCACGCGGTGGTGGCTTCCTTCCCCACGAGTGCCCACAGTCGGCCTCTCGGAGATAGAAAGAAAGAGATTGCTGCATCAAGGCAAACTGATCTTTCAAGTGTTCAAAGCTGCGAAAGCCATCAACGAGAGTGTCTTGGCTGATATGCCGATCCCTGCCACCATCCGCGACGCGCTCTCAAAG TCGGGGAGGGCGAGCCTCGGAGAGGAACTGTACAGGATCCTGACTGCAGAGTGTCTGTCTACCGAGGATATGATCAGCTGCCTGAATCTGAAATCCGAGCACGGTGCTCTCGATGCCATCAACCGACTGGAAGCTGCTATACTCGCGTGGAAGGAGAGAGTGGCGGAGCAAGGCAACGGGAAGTCCCCAATTCGAACGTCGTGGTCTTTCGTTAAAGTAGAACTCGATAAGATGGAATGGTTGACGAACCGAGCCGAACTACTGCTGCTGCAGCTCAAGAGCAAGTATCCAAATCTTCCTCAGACATTCCTAGATGTCACAAAAATCCAGTATGGCAAG GATGTGGGGCACTCGATTCTTGAAGCTTACTCCCGAGTTGTATCTAACTTAGCATTCAGCATTCTGTCACGGCTAGGAGACATTCTTCAAGAAGACATAACTAGCAATCCCAACTCTCCGGTGGCGATGTCGCATCTCGTCGGAGCTAGAGTTCCGGGTATCACGGACAGCCCGATGCTCGACCGCGTCAGGCACTCCCTCATTCACCAGTTGAACGCTGTGGATGTGAAGAAACTTTGCGACTCAGGCAGCGATGTTTCCGATGTCGACACTCATTGCGGCAAAGCTAAGATAAGCTTGGTGAGCAGTGTGACGCCTAGCCGGAACCGAGTTTGGTGCTTCGGCAGTCCGCAGTTTGTGTGGTCAAAATTCTCCTAG